The following coding sequences are from one Pseudonocardia sp. EC080619-01 window:
- a CDS encoding tetratricopeptide repeat protein, whose protein sequence is MNFLPWTLDEVTAPADRWERASYLFDSGDHVGAARILADLATEEPGADAVRLLLARAYYHSAQLGRAESELRELVERVPSDGYAHLLLGRTLQRRSRHDDAAPHLRLAGALGVTAD, encoded by the coding sequence ATGAACTTCCTGCCCTGGACCCTGGACGAGGTCACGGCTCCGGCCGACCGGTGGGAGCGCGCGAGCTACCTGTTCGACTCCGGCGACCACGTCGGGGCCGCCCGGATCCTCGCGGACCTGGCCACCGAGGAGCCCGGCGCGGATGCGGTCCGGCTGCTGCTGGCCCGGGCGTACTACCACTCGGCCCAGCTCGGACGCGCCGAGTCGGAGCTGCGTGAGCTGGTGGAGCGCGTCCCGTCCGACGGGTACGCCCACCTGCTGCTGGGGCGCACCCTGCAGCGGCGGTCCCGGCACGACGACGCCGCGCCGCACCTGCGGCTGGCCGGCGCGCTCGGGGTCACCGCGGACTGA
- a CDS encoding glycosyltransferase family 2 protein, with the protein MATNPDGPTWVGELDRLAPAADLVVDPRFGAARLLITVDGTPQDQVTVPLRNGRAGAAELAMAIAALPPAGAVDRAPVGSDPVTVVVATRNRPESLARCLRAVLASDHPALSVVVVDNDPDDERTQQAVTATGSPRVRYVREPRRGASVGRNRGLAEARTDLVAFTDDDTEVDPAWASRIAGAFAADPDLACVSGPVLAARLGSPEERAADTALAWNKGFTARRFSLAAPPPDSPIFPFAPGLLGIGANLAVRATAARSVGGFDEAMGPGTPTHGGEDGEFLVRMILAGHVLGYLPGAYLWHHHRPDQEALRKQMEGYAVGLGSFLAKVALSPQGRSAALRRLPAAVARLRHISAREAGAGDAVPEAGAAQRGARLARGGWAYLRRSREVRRAGGAVPPMLPPRRASTVPAHVRRAAREAAQTSGTVSGFPPPQQPGPGDAARRQPLSA; encoded by the coding sequence ATGGCGACGAACCCGGACGGACCGACGTGGGTGGGCGAGCTGGACCGGCTCGCCCCCGCTGCCGACCTCGTGGTCGACCCGCGCTTCGGTGCCGCCCGGCTGCTGATCACCGTGGACGGGACCCCGCAGGACCAGGTGACCGTGCCGCTGCGGAACGGACGGGCCGGCGCGGCCGAGCTGGCGATGGCCATCGCGGCCCTGCCGCCCGCCGGTGCGGTCGACCGGGCGCCGGTCGGATCGGACCCGGTCACCGTGGTCGTCGCGACCCGCAACCGCCCCGAGTCCCTCGCCCGCTGCCTGCGCGCCGTGCTCGCCTCCGACCACCCCGCCCTCTCGGTCGTCGTCGTCGACAACGACCCCGACGACGAACGCACCCAGCAGGCCGTCACCGCCACCGGCTCACCCCGGGTCCGCTACGTCCGCGAACCCCGCCGCGGCGCCTCGGTCGGGCGCAACCGCGGCCTCGCCGAGGCCCGCACCGACCTGGTCGCCTTCACCGACGACGACACCGAGGTCGACCCCGCCTGGGCCTCCCGCATCGCCGGCGCCTTCGCCGCCGACCCCGACCTGGCCTGCGTGTCGGGCCCCGTCCTCGCCGCCCGCCTGGGCAGCCCCGAGGAACGCGCCGCCGACACCGCCCTGGCCTGGAACAAGGGCTTCACCGCCCGCCGGTTCTCCCTCGCCGCGCCCCCGCCGGACTCCCCGATCTTCCCGTTCGCCCCCGGCCTGCTCGGCATCGGCGCCAACCTCGCCGTGCGCGCCACCGCCGCCCGCTCGGTCGGCGGCTTCGACGAGGCCATGGGCCCGGGCACCCCCACCCACGGCGGCGAGGACGGTGAGTTCCTGGTCCGCATGATCCTGGCCGGGCACGTCCTGGGCTACCTGCCCGGGGCCTACCTGTGGCACCACCACCGCCCCGACCAGGAGGCCCTGCGCAAGCAGATGGAGGGCTACGCGGTCGGCCTGGGCAGCTTCCTGGCCAAGGTCGCGCTGTCCCCGCAGGGCCGCTCCGCAGCCCTGCGCCGGCTGCCCGCCGCCGTCGCCCGGCTGCGCCACATCTCCGCCCGCGAGGCCGGGGCGGGCGACGCCGTGCCCGAGGCCGGTGCCGCACAGCGCGGTGCCCGGCTGGCCCGAGGCGGCTGGGCCTACCTGCGCCGCTCACGCGAGGTGCGCCGGGCCGGCGGTGCGGTGCCGCCGATGCTGCCCCCGCGGCGGGCGAGCACGGTCCCCGCGCACGTCCGGCGCGCGGCCCGGGAGGCCGCGCAGACGTCCGGGACGGTCAGTGGCTTCCCGCCGCCGCAGCAGCCCGGCCCCGGTGACGCCGCGCGACGTCAGCCGCTCTCGGCCTGA
- a CDS encoding NAD(P)H-binding protein, whose product MIVVTGASGRLGRAAVRALLETVPAEGIAVLVRDPASVTDLAAAGVVVRRGDYEDPASLKEAFTGADRLLFVSGSDVTPGVRARQHGNVVRAAAEAGAGQVVYTSAIAADAEGGAPGFLADHTTTEALLRDSGLPVTLLRNTFYTDLFVNRDAVAHAVATGATVAADEGRALNTATIDDLARAAAAVLTSDGHTGRSYELRGPLWTFDELAAVIGEESGTPVVHRGPTPEEAGDHAFLGSLVSSGLFAEPSDDLDGLLGRPATGIREVVRAALDRS is encoded by the coding sequence ATGATCGTGGTGACCGGAGCGAGCGGGCGGCTGGGCCGCGCGGCGGTACGGGCCCTGCTGGAGACCGTGCCCGCCGAGGGGATCGCCGTGCTGGTGCGCGACCCCGCCTCGGTGACGGACCTGGCCGCGGCCGGCGTCGTCGTGCGCCGGGGCGACTACGAGGACCCGGCCTCCCTGAAGGAGGCCTTCACCGGCGCCGACCGGCTGCTGTTCGTGTCCGGTTCCGATGTGACACCCGGCGTGCGCGCACGCCAGCACGGCAACGTGGTGCGCGCGGCGGCCGAGGCGGGCGCCGGGCAGGTCGTGTACACCAGCGCCATCGCGGCGGACGCCGAGGGCGGCGCCCCCGGGTTCCTCGCCGACCACACGACGACCGAGGCCCTGCTGCGCGACTCCGGCCTGCCTGTGACGCTGCTTCGCAACACCTTCTACACCGATCTGTTCGTGAACCGGGACGCCGTCGCGCACGCCGTCGCGACCGGCGCCACGGTCGCCGCGGACGAGGGCCGGGCGCTCAACACCGCCACGATCGACGACCTGGCCCGGGCCGCCGCCGCGGTGCTGACCTCCGACGGCCACACCGGCCGCTCGTACGAGCTGCGCGGGCCGCTGTGGACCTTCGACGAGCTCGCCGCGGTGATCGGCGAGGAGTCGGGGACGCCGGTCGTCCACCGGGGACCGACGCCGGAGGAGGCCGGTGACCACGCGTTCCTCGGGTCGCTGGTGTCGTCGGGCCTGTTCGCCGAGCCGTCGGACGACCTGGACGGGCTGCTGGGTCGCCCGGCCACCGGCATCCGCGAGGTCGTGCGGGCGGCGCTCGACCGGTCCTGA
- a CDS encoding class I SAM-dependent methyltransferase, which translates to MDREDTAWLDRLDGPEGTALLDRLAAADRSGDAALRLGTALRREYDATLVADAMAVAGLRDKAAAKFARAPRMWFTRDGLEQASSESIARHRAARYAGRDRLTDLCCGIGGDLVALAAAGHEVTGVDLDPVHLWMAGRNAAAHDRSVRTVRGDVRDADLTGADGVFVDPARRGAGRRMRTGDSEPPLDWCLALAGRVDAVGIKAAPGIDHDTVPDGWEIEFLALGRDLKEAAVWSPALAGARTRATVVDGDGVHSVAGEPDPEDGDTGVAVTGPGGWLLDPNPAVTRAGLVSGLARSTGTSRIDPRVAFLTGDDEPGPTPFARRLRVIDSRPWDQKRLPRVLRDLDVGAVDVRRRGLAGDVDALARTLRGRGSRRATVVMTRVEDRPWGLVCVDPA; encoded by the coding sequence GTGGATCGCGAGGACACCGCCTGGCTGGACCGGCTCGACGGGCCGGAGGGCACCGCGCTGCTCGACCGGCTCGCCGCGGCCGACCGCTCCGGCGACGCCGCGCTGCGGCTCGGCACCGCCCTGCGCCGCGAGTACGACGCGACGCTGGTCGCCGACGCGATGGCCGTCGCCGGGCTGCGGGACAAGGCGGCGGCGAAGTTCGCCCGTGCCCCGCGGATGTGGTTCACCCGCGACGGGCTGGAACAGGCGTCGTCGGAGTCGATCGCCCGGCACCGCGCGGCCCGCTACGCCGGCCGGGACCGGCTCACCGACCTGTGCTGCGGCATCGGCGGCGACCTGGTCGCCCTCGCCGCGGCCGGGCACGAGGTGACCGGCGTCGATCTCGACCCGGTGCACCTGTGGATGGCCGGGCGCAACGCCGCCGCCCACGACCGGAGCGTGCGGACCGTCCGCGGCGACGTCCGCGACGCCGACCTGACCGGCGCCGACGGGGTCTTCGTCGACCCGGCCCGGCGCGGTGCGGGGCGGCGGATGCGCACCGGGGACTCCGAGCCGCCGCTGGACTGGTGCCTCGCCCTGGCCGGACGGGTGGACGCCGTCGGGATCAAGGCCGCTCCCGGCATCGACCACGACACCGTCCCGGACGGCTGGGAGATCGAGTTCCTCGCGCTGGGCCGCGACCTCAAGGAGGCGGCGGTCTGGTCGCCCGCGCTGGCCGGGGCGCGCACCCGGGCCACCGTGGTCGACGGCGACGGCGTGCACTCCGTCGCCGGTGAGCCCGACCCCGAGGACGGGGACACCGGCGTCGCCGTCACCGGGCCGGGCGGCTGGCTGCTCGACCCGAACCCGGCGGTCACCCGCGCCGGCCTGGTGTCCGGGCTCGCCCGGAGCACCGGGACCAGCCGGATCGACCCCCGGGTCGCGTTCCTCACCGGCGACGACGAGCCGGGACCGACCCCGTTCGCGCGGCGCCTGCGCGTCATCGACTCCCGGCCCTGGGACCAGAAGCGGCTCCCGCGGGTGCTGCGCGACCTCGACGTCGGCGCGGTCGACGTGCGGCGCCGCGGCCTCGCCGGGGACGTCGACGCGCTCGCCCGCACGCTGCGCGGGCGCGGCTCGCGTCGGGCGACGGTCGTCATGACCCGGGTCGAGGACCGGCCGTGGGGCCTGGTCTGCGTCGACCCGGCGTAG
- a CDS encoding GNAT family N-acetyltransferase: MDPGTDSGTDPDVALVPLDEAGLAELLEAAVAGAAPAEVMPAPDGAGWDERLRTGFLAFHRGRALAADPVERTWVVRSGGRAAGAVRVEPGADGDEVGIWLARGDRGRGTGTAALRLLRSEQSVAASGAPLVARTTASNHGARGLLRTLGAATAPGTEGTVTARLPTVDHDGGPAAGRRTGRGC, encoded by the coding sequence ATGGACCCCGGCACGGATTCCGGCACGGACCCGGACGTCGCGCTCGTCCCGCTCGACGAGGCGGGGCTGGCCGAGCTGCTGGAGGCGGCCGTGGCCGGGGCGGCGCCCGCGGAGGTGATGCCGGCACCGGACGGGGCCGGCTGGGACGAGCGGCTGCGGACGGGGTTCCTGGCCTTCCACCGCGGGCGGGCGCTGGCCGCGGATCCGGTCGAGCGCACCTGGGTGGTCCGGTCCGGTGGCCGGGCCGCCGGGGCGGTCCGCGTCGAGCCGGGAGCGGACGGCGACGAGGTCGGGATCTGGCTCGCGCGCGGCGACCGCGGCCGGGGGACCGGTACCGCCGCACTGCGCCTGCTCCGCTCGGAGCAGTCCGTGGCCGCGTCCGGCGCACCGCTCGTCGCCCGGACGACCGCGTCCAACCACGGCGCACGGGGCCTCCTCCGCACGCTCGGCGCCGCTACGGCACCGGGCACGGAGGGGACGGTGACGGCGCGGCTGCCCACCGTCGATCATGATGGCGGCCCGGCGGCCGGACGCCGGACGGGCCGCGGGTGTTGA
- a CDS encoding acyl-CoA dehydrogenase family protein codes for MPVTLTEDQADLATAIGEFCRREIGSKERRDELTDHGRHPHSEEIYRKMADVGWLGIAAPEEYGGAGQGMRELLVFLEETAYGQAPISGFGTTIITAAAIEKFGTEAQKQELLGGMCRGDVLSISMSEPEAGSDVGGLTCKATRTENGWRIDGQKTWCSNAHIASHILLVARTSTEGGKHDGLTMFVVPAGAAGLSVHGIETMGGKEVNDLYFDGCELPADAVVGTEGQGWKQLMAGLNLERMILAGLMLGLARRAFDDTVAYVKERKQFGRPVGTFQALRHRIADNATELAATKLLVHDTARTIDEAEPGALFPREASMAKLKATELAKHLSLEGMQMLGGYGYATEYGMERLLRQSVVSTVYGGTSEIQRDIIGKTYGL; via the coding sequence ATGCCCGTCACCCTGACCGAGGACCAGGCCGACCTGGCCACCGCGATCGGCGAGTTCTGCCGTCGCGAGATCGGCTCGAAGGAACGCCGCGACGAGCTCACCGACCACGGGAGGCACCCGCACTCCGAGGAGATCTACCGGAAGATGGCCGACGTCGGCTGGCTCGGCATCGCCGCCCCCGAGGAGTACGGCGGCGCCGGGCAGGGCATGCGCGAGCTGCTGGTCTTCCTGGAGGAGACCGCGTACGGCCAGGCCCCGATCTCCGGGTTCGGCACGACGATCATCACCGCGGCCGCGATCGAGAAGTTCGGCACCGAGGCCCAGAAGCAGGAGCTGCTCGGCGGCATGTGCCGCGGCGACGTGCTGTCGATCTCCATGTCCGAGCCCGAGGCCGGTTCCGACGTCGGTGGTCTGACGTGCAAGGCCACCAGGACGGAGAACGGCTGGCGGATCGACGGCCAGAAGACCTGGTGCTCCAACGCGCACATCGCCTCGCACATCCTGCTCGTCGCGCGCACCTCGACCGAGGGCGGCAAGCACGACGGCCTGACGATGTTCGTCGTGCCGGCCGGTGCGGCGGGCCTGAGCGTCCACGGCATCGAGACGATGGGCGGCAAGGAGGTCAACGACCTCTACTTCGACGGGTGCGAGCTGCCCGCCGACGCCGTCGTCGGCACCGAGGGCCAGGGCTGGAAGCAGCTGATGGCCGGGCTGAACCTGGAGCGGATGATCCTCGCCGGGCTGATGCTGGGGCTGGCCCGCCGGGCGTTCGACGACACCGTCGCCTACGTGAAGGAGCGGAAGCAGTTCGGCCGGCCGGTCGGCACCTTCCAGGCCCTGCGGCACCGGATCGCCGACAACGCCACCGAGCTGGCGGCGACGAAGCTGCTGGTGCACGACACCGCGCGGACGATCGACGAGGCCGAGCCGGGCGCGCTGTTCCCGCGGGAGGCGTCGATGGCCAAGCTGAAGGCCACCGAGCTGGCCAAGCACCTGTCCCTGGAGGGCATGCAGATGCTCGGCGGCTACGGCTACGCCACCGAGTACGGCATGGAGCGGCTGCTGCGCCAGAGCGTGGTGTCCACCGTGTACGGCGGGACCAGCGAGATCCAGCGCGACATCATCGGCAAGACCTACGGGCTCTGA
- a CDS encoding family 16 glycosylhydrolase yields MRRGLARRTVIGATTVVTASVLAVSGGGLALADGVSGAPPATPPVSGVPVPGAPPAAGADTPDPEPGGLGPVPASGSALRSSSGTAEADPPPGQDSGPPADADPAPRAAPGPEEPEPGGDPAGGPGQGPARAAEPVDPADPAPAADPADPAGPAGPAEEPAGAPPERPAGPAERPGGPADEPADPADPAKDPAGPAAPAEEPSAPGAGPAGPGEDPAGQGEDPGDPAADPTDPAAGPAEDPAGTPAEDPAAEPAEDPADGPDPSARPADQSVPKPGAPTAAERFGWGTPLPASDEFDYTGRPDPERWNHPGECWPGHDGNGGRCLSRSTVDGEKLVQTGLRNGDSAWISSKFNQQYGRWEARVRSEANGPDNGRQYHPLLIIWPQSDRWPQDGEYDFLENGAPGEQCAEAFIHYPHGRGAIQQEFVRETDCGEPLSEWHNVAVEWTPDHIKGFIDGEEWFSFSGGAQAGRRAIQDMPSGHLTIQLDNFFGGDMQPATYEVDWVRIYDLDDD; encoded by the coding sequence ATGAGACGCGGACTGGCGCGACGCACGGTGATCGGCGCGACAACGGTCGTCACGGCGAGTGTTCTCGCTGTGTCCGGCGGTGGGCTCGCCCTCGCCGACGGGGTGAGTGGCGCGCCGCCTGCCACACCCCCCGTGTCCGGGGTCCCCGTCCCGGGCGCTCCGCCCGCGGCGGGCGCGGACACGCCGGACCCGGAGCCGGGCGGTCTCGGGCCGGTCCCCGCGTCGGGATCGGCACTGCGCTCGTCGTCGGGTACGGCGGAGGCCGACCCGCCACCGGGCCAGGACAGCGGCCCCCCGGCGGACGCGGATCCCGCCCCCCGGGCGGCGCCGGGCCCGGAGGAGCCGGAGCCCGGGGGCGACCCGGCCGGTGGCCCGGGGCAGGGTCCGGCCCGCGCGGCCGAACCGGTGGACCCGGCGGATCCGGCCCCCGCGGCGGACCCGGCCGATCCGGCAGGCCCGGCAGGCCCGGCGGAGGAACCGGCGGGCGCCCCGCCCGAACGCCCCGCGGGTCCGGCGGAGCGGCCCGGCGGTCCGGCGGACGAGCCCGCGGACCCCGCCGATCCTGCGAAGGACCCGGCCGGTCCGGCCGCTCCGGCCGAGGAGCCCTCCGCCCCGGGCGCGGGGCCCGCGGGTCCGGGGGAGGACCCCGCGGGCCAGGGGGAGGACCCCGGGGATCCGGCCGCAGACCCCACGGACCCGGCGGCGGGGCCCGCGGAGGACCCGGCCGGGACCCCGGCCGAGGACCCCGCGGCGGAGCCCGCCGAGGACCCCGCCGACGGACCCGACCCGTCCGCGCGGCCCGCCGACCAGAGCGTCCCGAAACCCGGCGCACCGACCGCCGCCGAGCGGTTCGGCTGGGGGACCCCGCTGCCGGCGTCCGACGAGTTCGACTACACCGGGCGGCCCGACCCTGAGCGGTGGAACCACCCCGGCGAGTGCTGGCCGGGGCACGACGGCAACGGCGGCCGCTGCCTCAGCCGCTCCACCGTCGACGGGGAGAAGCTCGTCCAGACCGGGCTGCGCAACGGCGACTCGGCGTGGATCTCCTCGAAGTTCAACCAGCAGTACGGCCGCTGGGAGGCCCGCGTCCGCTCCGAGGCGAACGGCCCGGACAACGGCAGGCAGTACCACCCGCTGCTGATCATCTGGCCGCAGTCGGACCGGTGGCCCCAGGACGGCGAGTACGACTTCCTGGAGAACGGTGCCCCCGGCGAGCAGTGCGCCGAGGCGTTCATCCACTACCCGCACGGCCGCGGTGCGATCCAGCAGGAGTTCGTCCGCGAGACCGACTGCGGGGAGCCGCTCTCGGAGTGGCACAACGTCGCGGTCGAGTGGACCCCGGACCACATCAAGGGCTTCATCGACGGCGAGGAGTGGTTCAGCTTCTCCGGCGGGGCGCAGGCCGGCCGGCGCGCCATCCAGGACATGCCCAGCGGGCACCTGACGATCCAGCTCGACAACTTCTTCGGCGGCGACATGCAGCCGGCGACCTACGAGGTCGACTGGGTCCGGATCTACGACCTCGACGACGACTGA
- a CDS encoding NAD(P)-dependent alcohol dehydrogenase, with translation MIASAEVPESMRCSVLRAAGDLEVRQRAVPHPGPREVLVRVGAVGTCGSDVHYFRHGRIGEFVVREPLVLGHEPSGRVVAVGPGVDAARIGERVSLEPGVPCRRCRYCHTGAYNLCPDIVFFATPPVDGAFAEYVTIADDFAHPVPDHVSDDAAALLEPLSVAIWANRKAGTGLGSRLLVAGAGPIGLLVAQVAAVQGAAEILVSDPDPVRRELARAFGATATLDPAADAVSTSDAVDAFVDCSGVAPAVAAGLRAVRPGGTVVLVGMGADEMTLPVSALQSREIVLTGTFRYANTWPTAVRLAASGSVDLDRLVTGHVDLDHVGDALDPGPSQVKIMVRP, from the coding sequence GTGATCGCGTCCGCCGAGGTGCCCGAGTCGATGCGGTGCAGCGTGCTGCGCGCCGCCGGTGACCTGGAGGTGCGGCAGCGGGCGGTGCCCCACCCCGGGCCGCGCGAGGTGCTGGTCCGGGTGGGCGCGGTCGGCACCTGCGGGTCCGACGTGCACTACTTCCGGCACGGCCGGATCGGCGAGTTCGTGGTGCGCGAGCCGCTGGTGCTCGGGCACGAGCCGTCGGGACGGGTCGTCGCCGTCGGTCCCGGGGTCGACGCCGCCCGGATCGGCGAGCGGGTGTCGCTGGAGCCCGGCGTCCCCTGCCGGCGCTGCCGGTACTGCCACACCGGTGCCTACAACCTGTGCCCGGACATCGTCTTCTTCGCGACGCCGCCGGTGGACGGCGCGTTCGCCGAGTACGTCACGATCGCCGACGACTTCGCCCACCCGGTGCCCGACCACGTGTCGGACGACGCGGCCGCGCTGCTCGAACCGCTCTCCGTGGCGATCTGGGCCAACCGGAAGGCCGGGACCGGCCTCGGGTCGCGGCTGCTCGTCGCGGGGGCCGGGCCGATCGGGCTGCTGGTCGCCCAGGTGGCCGCCGTGCAGGGCGCGGCCGAGATCCTGGTCAGCGACCCGGACCCGGTGCGCCGCGAGCTCGCCCGCGCGTTCGGTGCGACGGCGACGCTCGACCCGGCCGCCGACGCCGTGTCCACGTCGGACGCCGTCGACGCCTTCGTGGACTGCTCCGGCGTCGCGCCCGCGGTGGCCGCCGGGCTGCGCGCCGTGCGGCCCGGCGGGACGGTGGTGCTGGTCGGCATGGGTGCCGACGAGATGACGCTGCCGGTCTCCGCGCTGCAGTCCCGGGAGATCGTCCTGACCGGCACCTTCCGCTACGCCAACACCTGGCCCACCGCGGTGCGCCTCGCCGCGTCCGGGTCGGTCGACCTGGACCGGCTGGTGACCGGGCACGTCGACCTCGACCACGTCGGGGACGCGCTCGACCCCGGGCCGTCCCAGGTGAAGATCATGGTCCGTCCGTGA
- a CDS encoding helix-turn-helix domain-containing protein: MSTQVGAVEWFGPGDAFDSDCPARTVLDHVTSKWAVLVLVALSREELRFSALRRTIGGVSEKMLAQTLRTLEADGFVHREVAPTSPPQVGYRLTALGRDVTGHLTGLIGWINERVPDVVVARSRAVAGR, translated from the coding sequence GTGAGCACGCAGGTCGGGGCCGTCGAGTGGTTCGGGCCGGGTGACGCGTTCGACAGCGACTGCCCGGCACGTACGGTGCTCGACCACGTGACGTCCAAGTGGGCGGTGCTCGTGCTGGTCGCGCTGTCCCGGGAGGAACTCCGGTTCTCCGCGCTGCGCCGCACCATCGGCGGGGTCAGCGAGAAGATGCTGGCCCAGACCCTGCGCACCCTGGAGGCCGACGGCTTCGTGCACCGCGAGGTGGCCCCCACCTCGCCGCCCCAGGTCGGCTACCGGCTCACCGCGCTGGGCCGCGACGTCACCGGCCACCTCACCGGCCTGATCGGGTGGATCAACGAGCGGGTGCCCGACGTCGTCGTGGCGCGGTCGCGGGCGGTCGCCGGCCGGTGA
- a CDS encoding MFS transporter, whose product MVEQDDRVPAVPAPRESLPREIHVLAGAAFMIAVGFGLVAPVLPAFVRSFDVGITAASAVISVFAFSRLVFAPLAGSVVGRFGELPVFVWGLAVVAVTTAELAFATAYWQLIALRLVAGIGSTMFTISAVSLLVRIAPPHLRGRATGVWATGFLLGNIGGPLLGGTLAAIDVRAPFLVYAGLLVLVLAVCGRMLRRPARAGTDDGDGAADGGPVPAARFSGALRHRAYRASLIGNFANGWAVFGVRVALVPLMVVETLGREDAFGGVALSVFAVGNAATLLLAGRVADRAGRRPPLIAGLVVSGLATAVLGYVSAPWLFLVLSLVAGLGSGLVNPPLNASVADVIGERASGGPVLAGFQMAADLGAIAGPLVAGALAEGLGYGPAFALTGALSLVAAVVWWRAPETLPGRRG is encoded by the coding sequence GTGGTCGAGCAGGACGACCGGGTCCCCGCCGTACCCGCCCCGCGGGAGTCGCTGCCGCGCGAGATCCACGTCCTGGCCGGCGCCGCCTTCATGATCGCCGTCGGGTTCGGGCTGGTCGCGCCGGTGCTGCCCGCGTTCGTCCGCTCGTTCGACGTCGGGATCACGGCGGCCTCCGCGGTGATCAGCGTGTTCGCGTTCTCCCGGCTGGTCTTCGCCCCGCTGGCCGGCTCGGTCGTGGGCCGCTTCGGTGAGCTGCCGGTGTTCGTGTGGGGTCTGGCCGTGGTCGCCGTGACGACGGCGGAACTGGCCTTCGCCACGGCGTACTGGCAGCTGATCGCGCTCCGGCTCGTCGCCGGGATCGGGTCGACGATGTTCACGATCTCGGCGGTGTCGCTGCTGGTCCGGATCGCGCCCCCGCACCTGCGCGGACGGGCCACCGGCGTGTGGGCGACCGGGTTCCTGCTCGGCAACATCGGCGGCCCGCTGCTGGGCGGGACGCTCGCCGCGATCGACGTCCGGGCCCCGTTCCTGGTCTACGCCGGACTGCTCGTGCTGGTCCTCGCGGTGTGCGGGCGGATGCTGCGCCGTCCCGCGCGGGCCGGTACGGACGACGGCGACGGGGCCGCCGACGGCGGACCGGTCCCGGCCGCCCGGTTCTCCGGGGCGCTGCGGCACCGCGCGTACCGGGCGTCGCTGATCGGGAACTTCGCGAACGGCTGGGCGGTCTTCGGTGTCCGGGTGGCGCTCGTGCCGCTGATGGTGGTCGAGACGCTCGGCCGGGAGGACGCGTTCGGCGGGGTCGCGCTGTCGGTCTTCGCCGTCGGGAACGCGGCGACCCTGCTGCTCGCCGGTCGGGTCGCCGACCGAGCGGGCCGCCGGCCGCCGCTGATCGCCGGGCTCGTGGTGTCCGGGCTCGCGACCGCGGTGCTCGGCTACGTGTCGGCGCCGTGGCTGTTCCTGGTCCTGTCCCTCGTCGCGGGTCTGGGCAGCGGTCTGGTGAACCCGCCGCTGAACGCGTCGGTCGCGGACGTCATCGGGGAACGGGCGAGCGGAGGTCCGGTGCTCGCGGGGTTCCAGATGGCGGCCGATCTCGGCGCGATCGCCGGCCCGCTGGTCGCCGGGGCCCTCGCGGAGGGACTCGGGTACGGGCCCGCCTTCGCGCTGACGGGCGCGTTGTCCCTGGTGGCGGCCGTGGTGTGGTGGCGGGCGCCGGAGACCCTGCCGGGCCGCCGCGGCTGA
- a CDS encoding VOC family protein — MASGIERPTVTGFHHVSAVVSDVESSATWYQRVLGLQRLPMTFPHHDAGGGDPEKAALLLDPATGVMIELHAPADGDGGPVRGALDHLAFGVADRATLDDWAAWLDTLSVPHGGVVDRTDPTRYATLEFQGPDGVALEFIHFPGRG; from the coding sequence ATGGCTTCGGGCATCGAGCGGCCGACGGTCACCGGCTTCCACCACGTGTCGGCGGTCGTCTCCGACGTGGAGTCCAGCGCCACCTGGTACCAGCGCGTGCTCGGGCTCCAACGGTTGCCGATGACCTTCCCGCACCACGACGCCGGCGGCGGCGACCCGGAGAAAGCGGCGCTGCTGCTCGACCCCGCGACCGGCGTCATGATCGAGCTGCACGCCCCGGCGGACGGCGACGGCGGCCCGGTCCGCGGTGCGCTCGACCACCTGGCCTTCGGCGTCGCCGACCGCGCGACGCTGGACGACTGGGCGGCCTGGCTGGACACCCTCTCGGTGCCGCACGGCGGCGTCGTCGACCGGACCGACCCCACCCGCTACGCGACGCTGGAGTTCCAGGGCCCGGACGGCGTCGCGCTCGAGTTCATCCACTTCCCCGGCCGCGGCTAG